A single genomic interval of Cellvibrio sp. PSBB023 harbors:
- the gloA gene encoding lactoylglutathione lyase, which produces MRLLHTMLRVGNLPKSIEFYTQVLGMKLLRQHDYPDGKFTLAFVGYGDEANNSVIELTYNYGVESYDLGKGYGHIALGCEDVYATCDKIRAAGGKIVREPGPMLHGTTILAFVEDPDGYKIELLGVK; this is translated from the coding sequence ATGCGTCTTCTTCACACTATGTTGCGTGTTGGCAACTTGCCAAAATCCATCGAGTTTTACACCCAGGTTCTGGGTATGAAATTGTTGCGTCAACACGATTATCCTGACGGCAAATTTACCCTCGCGTTTGTTGGGTATGGCGATGAAGCCAACAACTCAGTGATTGAATTAACTTACAACTATGGCGTAGAAAGTTACGACCTTGGCAAGGGCTATGGTCACATTGCTTTGGGGTGTGAGGATGTCTATGCCACCTGCGATAAAATCCGTGCGGCAGGCGGTAAAATTGTTCGCGAACCTGGCCCTATGTTGCACGGCACTACCATTCTCGCCTTCGTAGAGGACCCGGATGGCTACAAAATTGAATTGCTCGGCGTAAAGTAA